From a single Corynebacterium kroppenstedtii DSM 44385 genomic region:
- a CDS encoding TetR/AcrR family transcriptional regulator — MPKVSDVDLERRRSQILDAARTCFAEYGYEGATVRRLEEATGRTRGAIFHHFGDKQGLFFELAREDAIHMADIAASHGLIDVMRNIVDNPDGYQWALTQLEVGRLVRTDPSFRCRWNSEHKRIDDAVRRRVSQQIDDGVMRTDVSPEVICSLLIVVFDGVLSAVGAGYTAPELPLALDVLEDSLRK, encoded by the coding sequence ATGCCTAAAGTCAGTGACGTTGATCTCGAAAGACGGAGGTCACAGATCCTCGACGCCGCGCGTACATGTTTCGCCGAATACGGCTACGAAGGCGCAACGGTACGACGGCTCGAGGAGGCGACCGGACGAACCCGCGGAGCGATCTTCCACCACTTTGGCGATAAGCAAGGTCTGTTTTTTGAACTAGCGCGCGAAGACGCGATTCACATGGCAGACATTGCGGCCTCTCACGGATTGATCGACGTTATGCGAAACATCGTCGACAATCCTGATGGATACCAATGGGCATTAACCCAGCTCGAAGTGGGAAGGCTCGTCCGGACTGACCCATCATTTCGTTGTCGTTGGAATAGCGAACACAAGCGTATCGACGATGCGGTGCGGCGACGGGTTTCCCAGCAGATAGACGACGGTGTTATGCGCACCGACGTGAGCCCTGAGGTCATTTGTTCGTTACTGATCGTCGTTTTTGATGGGGTGCTCTCTGCCGTTGGTGCAGGTTATACTGCTCCGGAGCTCCCCCTCGCCCTCGATGTCCTGGAAGACAGCTTGCGCAAATAG
- a CDS encoding ACT domain-containing protein yields MIAIMTVTGLDHTGIIAAVATQLAKVDANITNVSQTIMGDYFTMILQVDFDENSQSLDALQDAMKPVEVEQKLKIRLQSEAIFRAMHEL; encoded by the coding sequence ATGATCGCGATCATGACCGTCACCGGGTTAGATCACACCGGAATTATCGCTGCTGTGGCCACGCAATTGGCAAAAGTAGACGCAAATATTACTAACGTGTCTCAAACAATTATGGGTGATTATTTCACCATGATTCTGCAGGTAGATTTTGATGAGAATTCTCAAAGTCTCGATGCTCTACAGGATGCTATGAAACCCGTAGAGGTAGAGCAGAAACTCAAGATACGTCTTCAGTCGGAAGCTATTTTCCGTGCCATGCACGAGTTATAG
- a CDS encoding PFL family protein has protein sequence MDTKHNILETISMIEEQRLDIRTVTMGINILHCANSDIDKAATHIYDTITTCAEHLVPVTEGISRELGIPIINKRVSVTPVSLVAAASDCVDPTPLAHALDKAAKTTGVDFVGGYSALVEKGMTKYDRALIDSIPEALASTGLVCSSVNIGSSRAGLNMDAIGRMGEVIVESAHSDTENSVLGPAKLVVFSNAVGDNPFMAGAFHGIEEPDCVVSVGVSGPGVIQRALAKVPDCSFDDMAELIKKSAFKVTRMGQLVGTLAADRLGKRFGIVDLSLAPTAEIGDSVAHILEEMGLGKVGTHGTTAALALLNDAVKKGGMMACSHVGGLSGSFIPVSEDAGMIDAAREGAITLDKLEAMTSICSVGLDMVAVPGDTPPETISGMIADEAAIGMMNHKTTAVRVIPVPGKTVGDDVDFGGLLGRAPIMPVHGASSATFIRRGGQLPAPVHGFRN, from the coding sequence ATGGATACAAAGCATAATATTCTCGAGACCATTTCCATGATTGAGGAGCAGCGTCTCGATATTCGCACCGTGACCATGGGAATCAACATTCTCCACTGCGCGAATTCTGATATTGACAAAGCTGCCACTCATATTTATGACACCATTACGACGTGCGCTGAGCATCTCGTTCCGGTGACCGAAGGCATTTCCCGAGAACTCGGAATACCTATTATCAACAAGCGCGTATCAGTCACCCCCGTGTCGCTAGTCGCCGCTGCCTCAGACTGTGTGGATCCGACACCCCTTGCTCACGCCTTGGATAAAGCAGCGAAAACCACCGGTGTGGACTTCGTGGGCGGCTATTCTGCCCTCGTCGAAAAGGGAATGACGAAATACGATCGCGCGCTTATTGATTCCATTCCCGAAGCTCTCGCATCCACCGGGTTGGTATGTTCGTCGGTCAATATTGGCTCCTCCCGGGCCGGACTGAATATGGACGCCATCGGGCGGATGGGTGAAGTGATCGTTGAATCGGCACACTCCGACACAGAGAACTCGGTGTTGGGGCCTGCCAAACTCGTCGTCTTCTCCAACGCTGTTGGCGACAACCCCTTCATGGCCGGCGCGTTCCATGGAATTGAAGAGCCCGATTGCGTAGTCAGCGTCGGCGTATCAGGCCCCGGGGTTATCCAACGTGCCCTCGCAAAGGTGCCTGATTGCTCATTTGATGATATGGCGGAACTCATTAAGAAGTCCGCCTTTAAAGTGACTCGAATGGGGCAGCTCGTGGGGACACTAGCTGCAGACCGCCTAGGTAAACGTTTTGGAATTGTCGATCTCTCCCTCGCCCCTACTGCTGAAATCGGTGATTCGGTCGCTCATATTCTTGAGGAAATGGGGCTTGGCAAGGTCGGGACGCATGGCACGACGGCAGCCTTGGCTTTGCTGAACGATGCGGTCAAGAAGGGCGGGATGATGGCGTGCTCGCATGTCGGCGGGTTATCAGGTTCTTTCATCCCGGTTAGCGAAGATGCTGGCATGATCGATGCAGCCCGTGAAGGGGCTATCACCCTCGATAAACTCGAGGCAATGACCTCGATCTGTTCAGTGGGGTTGGACATGGTTGCGGTTCCCGGCGATACTCCCCCAGAGACGATTTCCGGAATGATTGCCGACGAAGCTGCAATCGGTATGATGAACCATAAAACAACTGCTGTACGAGTTATTCCGGTTCCTGGGAAGACCGTGGGAGACGACGTTGACTTCGGTGGTCTTCTGGGACGAGCCCCGATCATGCCAGTCCATGGAGCATCGTCAGCAACGTTTATTCGTCGCGGCGGTCAGCTCCCTGCGCCTGTTCATGGTTTTAGGAATTAA
- a CDS encoding glutamine amidotransferase produces MNFVLFSPRHGADVAASELYDFMSASGLQPHELEQRMLDSESAELGDLHGIDGIFVGGSPHTVTNPHKDEEQEHVERLLRALTGTRIPVINICFGAHVLADTHGGTIARLHPEDSGPTQVRLTDAAASDPLCRSLPSTFQAFTGHTENIEILPQDATLLAYGDACPIQIFRVGETQWATQFHAEMDASGLRQRMEFYRNYGYFGADEFTSIVNATAKVDVSPARQILANFVDFCRSYSRELSQSVA; encoded by the coding sequence ATGAATTTTGTGCTGTTCTCGCCTCGTCACGGAGCTGATGTTGCCGCAAGCGAACTTTATGACTTCATGAGCGCTAGCGGCCTTCAACCTCACGAGCTTGAACAGCGAATGCTTGATAGCGAATCCGCCGAACTGGGAGATCTTCATGGTATCGACGGCATCTTCGTTGGTGGATCGCCCCATACAGTGACTAATCCTCACAAGGACGAGGAGCAGGAGCACGTCGAGCGCCTTCTGAGAGCGCTCACGGGGACCAGGATTCCTGTCATAAATATCTGCTTCGGCGCCCATGTCCTAGCGGATACTCATGGCGGAACTATTGCCCGTCTCCACCCCGAAGATTCCGGACCAACGCAGGTTCGGTTGACCGACGCTGCCGCGTCGGATCCGCTGTGCCGGTCGCTTCCATCCACGTTCCAAGCATTTACCGGCCACACGGAAAACATCGAGATCCTCCCCCAGGACGCCACCCTGTTGGCATATGGCGATGCCTGCCCAATCCAGATTTTCCGGGTTGGTGAGACACAGTGGGCGACGCAATTCCACGCGGAAATGGATGCGTCGGGACTGCGTCAGCGGATGGAGTTCTATCGCAACTACGGTTACTTCGGCGCCGATGAATTCACGTCCATCGTCAACGCTACCGCGAAAGTCGACGTATCCCCCGCGCGGCAGATTCTCGCCAACTTCGTCGATTTCTGCCGCTCATACTCTCGGGAGCTATCCCAGAGCGTCGCCTAG
- a CDS encoding NAD(P)H-binding protein, giving the protein MSDKKNVLIIGGHGKVALKLAPLLVRDGFSVHSLIRNPDQSEDITKTGANPVVKDVASLTAEEWDELLIGVDAVVWSAGAGGKGGTEATYAVDRDGAIASIDAAQRSESSPRYIMVSFWGSTTVDLPEDNSLYHYSLAKRAADQHLLDSSLDFAILAPTALTMERAKGIDVHTVEDTANQERPADTSRELVAHVAAYEVEAPTAPNKIIPFADGDSQLGDALG; this is encoded by the coding sequence ATGTCTGATAAGAAGAATGTACTAATCATTGGTGGACACGGTAAAGTCGCGCTGAAACTCGCGCCCCTGCTGGTGAGAGATGGTTTCAGCGTTCATTCACTCATTCGGAATCCAGATCAGAGTGAGGACATCACCAAAACCGGCGCAAACCCGGTTGTTAAAGACGTCGCCTCTTTGACTGCCGAAGAGTGGGATGAGCTTCTCATTGGCGTCGACGCGGTTGTGTGGAGTGCCGGAGCTGGTGGCAAGGGTGGTACCGAAGCGACCTATGCCGTCGACCGCGACGGAGCGATAGCATCGATTGATGCTGCTCAACGGTCAGAGAGCTCCCCGCGCTACATCATGGTGAGCTTCTGGGGCTCAACAACCGTCGACCTACCCGAGGACAACTCGCTCTATCACTATTCGTTAGCCAAGCGCGCTGCGGACCAACATCTGTTGGATTCCTCATTAGATTTCGCCATCCTGGCACCGACGGCCCTCACCATGGAGCGGGCCAAGGGGATCGACGTCCACACCGTAGAGGACACCGCAAACCAGGAGCGCCCCGCAGATACGTCTCGAGAGCTCGTCGCTCACGTAGCAGCGTATGAGGTTGAAGCACCGACCGCTCCGAATAAGATCATTCCGTTCGCCGACGGTGACTCGCAGCTAGGCGACGCTCTGGGATAG
- a CDS encoding ABC-F family ATP-binding cassette domain-containing protein: protein MITTEDLDVRVGARTLLTAPGHHLRVQAGDRIGLVGRNGAGKTTTMRILAGETQAYGGTVIRSGDIGYLPQDSKEGDIEQSARDRVLSARGLDRLRSSMDRQQEIMETGTDARRDAAIRKFSRLEERYHSLGGYEADAEAARICDALGLPARVLDQPLKTLSGGQRRRVELAQILFAASTGGGKSDTTLLLDEPTNHLDSDSITWLRDFLCKHDGGLVVISHDVDLLEAVCNKVWFLDATRAEADVYNMGWKKYQQARATDETSRRREKANAEKKAAALRAQAARFGAKATKAAAAKQMLARADRIVSELDEVHVSDKVAHISFPEPAHCGKTPLNAHGLTKMYGSLEVFAGVDLAIDKGSRVVILGYNGAGKTTLLKLLAGVERSDGEGGIVTGHGLKVGYFAQEHDTIDPDASVWENTVQACPDSGEQDLRGLLGAFMFSGDQLQQPAGTLSGGEQTRLALAALVASRANVLLLDEPTNNLDPVSREQVLAALRTYTGAVVLVTHDPGAVKALNPERVIVLPDGDEDMWNDEYMEIVELT, encoded by the coding sequence GTGATTACCACCGAGGATCTTGACGTTCGCGTTGGCGCGCGAACACTTCTGACAGCACCTGGACACCATCTGCGCGTCCAAGCGGGGGATCGCATCGGTCTTGTGGGCCGCAATGGTGCAGGCAAAACGACGACCATGCGTATTTTGGCGGGAGAAACACAGGCTTACGGTGGAACTGTTATTCGGTCCGGCGATATTGGGTACCTTCCCCAAGATTCAAAAGAAGGCGATATCGAACAGTCAGCGCGGGATCGCGTGCTATCCGCCCGTGGGCTCGATCGGCTTCGTTCTTCCATGGATCGGCAGCAGGAAATCATGGAGACCGGTACCGACGCTCGTCGCGACGCAGCGATCCGCAAGTTTTCCCGCCTTGAAGAGCGTTATCACTCGTTAGGCGGGTATGAAGCTGATGCTGAGGCCGCGCGGATTTGCGACGCTCTCGGCCTTCCCGCACGCGTGTTGGACCAGCCACTCAAGACTCTTTCAGGTGGTCAGCGGCGTCGCGTCGAATTAGCGCAGATTCTCTTCGCGGCGTCCACCGGAGGTGGAAAATCCGACACTACGCTGCTCCTCGACGAGCCAACGAACCACTTGGATTCAGACTCCATCACATGGTTGCGCGATTTCCTGTGCAAGCACGATGGCGGTTTAGTGGTTATCTCTCACGACGTTGACTTGCTCGAGGCCGTGTGTAACAAGGTGTGGTTCCTGGATGCCACGCGGGCCGAAGCCGATGTGTACAACATGGGTTGGAAAAAATACCAACAGGCACGCGCCACCGACGAGACTAGTCGTCGACGTGAAAAGGCGAATGCGGAAAAGAAAGCCGCAGCACTACGGGCTCAGGCTGCACGGTTCGGGGCGAAGGCAACAAAAGCAGCTGCTGCCAAGCAGATGCTAGCGCGCGCAGACCGCATCGTCAGCGAACTCGATGAGGTTCATGTATCGGACAAGGTTGCGCATATTTCATTTCCTGAACCTGCTCATTGCGGTAAAACGCCACTCAATGCTCACGGCTTGACGAAGATGTATGGGTCTCTCGAAGTTTTCGCTGGGGTGGACTTAGCCATCGACAAGGGTTCCCGCGTCGTCATTTTGGGTTATAACGGTGCTGGAAAGACGACCCTCCTTAAGCTCCTCGCCGGCGTCGAACGGAGTGATGGGGAAGGGGGAATTGTTACTGGCCACGGGCTCAAAGTTGGCTATTTCGCGCAGGAGCATGACACGATCGATCCCGACGCTTCCGTGTGGGAAAACACTGTTCAGGCGTGTCCCGATTCCGGTGAACAAGACCTCCGCGGTCTTCTCGGTGCTTTTATGTTCTCGGGCGATCAGCTTCAGCAGCCGGCTGGTACCTTGTCTGGTGGTGAGCAGACCCGTCTTGCGTTGGCGGCTCTTGTTGCATCCCGCGCGAACGTCTTGCTCTTGGATGAGCCGACGAACAACCTCGATCCTGTCTCGCGTGAGCAAGTCCTTGCGGCTTTACGAACGTACACGGGTGCGGTTGTCCTTGTCACGCACGATCCTGGAGCAGTCAAGGCTCTTAATCCGGAGCGTGTCATTGTCCTTCCCGATGGCGACGAGGACATGTGGAATGACGAATACATGGAGATCGTGGAGCTCACGTAG
- a CDS encoding lycopene cyclase family protein, which translates to MHFSVVGLGPAGTAASLAALCSGYSVECWDPHGPHYPPTMGAWAHQIPRWLRQHPHPYLSQSRPRVYGDDWDAVLPETYVILNPDALRDRLWDAGDTQSLFHDEWYDSRHDDADVVIDTRASSGGFLPVRQLAVGLILPERFLPRDHRQPVLMDMRTLPDSASSSHPTSDDGASTTAHPGVDVPSRMTFNYRMPLGHGRWLIEETIVATLCRGPEHSPHSETAQLEYLRWALDRRLEQLGVDPEIARRHAVREEVVSFPVAPLRRRIPHVARRNNGVTSIFPWGAAAGLMHAATGYSIGAAVDRADKEIGWAAHWARYPRLLQRTVGAVHGPPGGWVAGWLQRRGLNATLQLKPDEMRLFYREFFAMSPPRIRDYLTSSHGLDIARAMVSVVARLVWVMIKPDGDSRQERKAKRALARRTFMSLLRGSTTPLPRR; encoded by the coding sequence ATGCATTTTTCGGTGGTCGGGCTAGGTCCTGCAGGAACAGCAGCGTCTCTTGCTGCGCTCTGTTCCGGTTATTCGGTGGAATGCTGGGACCCACATGGCCCGCATTATCCGCCGACGATGGGTGCCTGGGCACACCAAATACCGCGATGGCTACGTCAGCATCCGCATCCATATCTTTCCCAGTCTCGGCCACGTGTGTACGGCGATGATTGGGACGCCGTCCTCCCGGAAACGTATGTCATTCTCAATCCGGATGCGTTACGCGACCGGTTGTGGGACGCGGGTGACACGCAATCTCTCTTTCATGACGAGTGGTATGACTCCAGGCATGACGACGCGGACGTGGTCATTGATACACGCGCGTCGAGCGGTGGTTTCCTCCCAGTTCGGCAACTCGCGGTAGGGCTAATCCTCCCCGAGCGTTTTCTACCGCGCGACCACCGTCAGCCAGTGCTGATGGACATGCGAACATTACCTGACAGTGCTTCTTCTTCCCACCCGACATCCGACGACGGTGCATCGACGACGGCCCATCCAGGCGTTGATGTGCCTTCTCGTATGACGTTTAACTATCGGATGCCTCTGGGGCACGGCCGATGGCTGATCGAGGAAACAATTGTCGCAACACTGTGCCGAGGTCCCGAGCACTCGCCCCATTCTGAAACAGCACAATTGGAATACCTGCGGTGGGCACTGGATAGGAGACTCGAGCAGCTCGGTGTTGATCCGGAAATCGCGCGTCGGCACGCTGTTCGCGAGGAAGTCGTGAGTTTTCCCGTCGCACCCCTACGCCGACGAATCCCGCACGTAGCACGTCGAAACAATGGTGTGACAAGCATTTTTCCGTGGGGTGCGGCCGCGGGACTGATGCACGCTGCCACTGGATACAGTATCGGAGCTGCGGTAGATCGCGCTGATAAAGAGATCGGCTGGGCTGCCCATTGGGCTCGATACCCGCGCCTTCTTCAACGTACCGTCGGAGCAGTACACGGGCCTCCCGGAGGATGGGTGGCAGGGTGGCTTCAACGGCGTGGTTTGAACGCAACTCTCCAACTGAAGCCAGATGAAATGCGGCTTTTTTACCGTGAGTTTTTCGCCATGTCTCCGCCCCGGATTCGCGATTACCTGACGTCCTCTCACGGGTTGGATATCGCCCGAGCTATGGTGTCCGTCGTCGCTCGCCTCGTGTGGGTGATGATTAAACCGGACGGAGATTCACGGCAAGAACGTAAAGCCAAACGGGCACTGGCCCGACGCACGTTTATGTCTTTGTTGCGTGGGAGTACCACCCCGCTCCCACGTCGGTAA
- a CDS encoding metal-sulfur cluster assembly factor, with translation MAQDDTTTQDQAASSYESYDDAGSVTGPGTGMDGSIPSVPDLPPMSDDQQKIANAVQDSLYDVVDPELGINVVDLGLVYDIWVDEDGNVVVYMTLTSPACPLTDMLEDQSTDAVVGRGIADNMRIEWVWTPPWGPHMITEEGREQLRALGFAV, from the coding sequence ATGGCACAAGACGACACGACCACACAAGATCAAGCTGCCAGTTCATATGAATCCTATGACGACGCAGGTTCGGTAACAGGGCCGGGCACGGGAATGGACGGGTCTATCCCTAGCGTTCCTGACCTACCGCCGATGAGCGATGACCAGCAGAAAATTGCTAATGCCGTCCAGGACAGCCTGTACGATGTCGTCGACCCTGAGCTGGGCATCAACGTTGTAGATCTTGGTTTGGTTTACGATATTTGGGTCGACGAGGATGGCAATGTTGTGGTCTACATGACATTGACCTCTCCTGCCTGTCCACTCACGGACATGCTTGAAGACCAGTCAACGGATGCCGTTGTCGGTCGCGGTATTGCTGACAATATGCGCATTGAATGGGTGTGGACTCCGCCGTGGGGACCACACATGATTACTGAAGAGGGCAGAGAGCAACTCCGTGCTCTCGGGTTCGCTGTCTAG
- the sufU gene encoding Fe-S cluster assembly sulfur transfer protein SufU, with protein sequence MRLESMYQEVILDHYKNPQYAGLREPFDAEVHHANTSCGDEITLRVQLSDDGATIQDISYEASGCSISQASTSVMAEELIGQSVDDASKKLAEFERMVTSRGKVEGDEDLIGDGIAFAGVAQYPARVKCALLAWKALQAAATEAMADAGHDKAAAQLNSSSPTTSS encoded by the coding sequence ATGAGACTCGAATCCATGTACCAGGAAGTGATCCTGGATCACTATAAGAATCCGCAATATGCGGGCTTGAGGGAACCTTTTGATGCAGAAGTACACCACGCCAATACGTCCTGTGGTGATGAAATAACTCTGCGTGTTCAGCTCTCCGACGATGGGGCAACGATCCAAGACATCTCCTACGAGGCGTCGGGGTGCTCAATCAGCCAAGCGTCGACGTCGGTGATGGCCGAGGAATTGATCGGCCAAAGTGTCGACGACGCGTCGAAGAAACTGGCTGAGTTTGAACGGATGGTGACGTCCCGCGGGAAGGTTGAGGGCGATGAGGATCTCATTGGAGACGGGATCGCATTTGCCGGTGTTGCTCAATATCCCGCTCGCGTGAAGTGCGCGCTGTTAGCGTGGAAAGCTCTTCAAGCCGCTGCCACTGAGGCGATGGCTGATGCGGGCCACGACAAAGCCGCAGCACAGCTGAACTCATCGTCGCCAACAACAAGTTCCTAG
- a CDS encoding SufS family cysteine desulfurase gives MEIPELTRNGVLDVDAVRAEFPILHRTVRDDKPLIFLDSGATSQRPERVLREEFHFLTHTNAPVHRGSYQLAEEATEAYEDARERIAHFVGADEPEIAFTKNATEALNEVAYLLGDDRAGEFQVKEGDEVVVTEIEHHANLIPWQELCRRTGAHLKWYSATDDGRVDLDSLALSDRTKVVAFTHQSNVTGAQPDVEELVSRAHSVGAVAVLDACQSVPHKAVDFHALDVDFSAFSGHKMLGPNGVGVMYGKADILAQMPPFLTGGSMITTVQMDHSGYTEPPQRFEAGTQMTSQVVGLGAAVEFLQAIGMDAVEKHEHMLTKYALEKLNDIDGLRIIGPTTPEHRGSSVSFSLDGVHPHDLSQVLDDDGIAVRSGHHCAWPIHRRMGIQASARASFYIYNTLDEVDKLAGSICRARDFFGVTR, from the coding sequence GTGGAAATTCCAGAGCTCACACGAAACGGGGTGTTGGATGTCGACGCAGTGCGCGCGGAATTCCCCATCCTGCACCGTACTGTTCGCGACGATAAACCCCTCATCTTTTTAGACTCCGGTGCCACATCACAACGACCGGAACGTGTGCTGCGCGAAGAATTCCACTTCCTCACCCACACCAATGCGCCCGTTCACCGCGGCTCCTATCAACTCGCAGAAGAAGCGACAGAAGCCTATGAGGATGCGCGTGAACGCATCGCTCACTTCGTCGGGGCCGATGAACCAGAAATTGCGTTTACCAAAAACGCCACAGAGGCACTCAACGAAGTCGCCTACCTCTTGGGCGATGATCGCGCCGGGGAGTTCCAGGTTAAAGAGGGCGATGAAGTCGTCGTCACGGAAATCGAGCATCACGCTAACTTGATTCCGTGGCAGGAATTGTGCCGCCGGACAGGTGCCCACCTGAAGTGGTATTCGGCGACCGACGATGGACGCGTCGACCTTGATTCCCTGGCGTTGAGCGACCGCACGAAGGTTGTCGCGTTTACGCATCAATCGAATGTGACTGGTGCCCAGCCCGACGTCGAAGAGCTTGTCTCGCGTGCCCATAGTGTTGGGGCAGTGGCAGTGCTCGATGCATGCCAGTCCGTACCGCACAAAGCGGTGGACTTCCACGCACTTGACGTCGATTTTTCCGCGTTTTCGGGACATAAAATGCTGGGCCCGAATGGGGTAGGTGTCATGTACGGTAAGGCGGACATCCTTGCCCAGATGCCGCCCTTCCTCACTGGTGGTTCCATGATTACGACAGTCCAGATGGACCATTCCGGATACACCGAGCCGCCGCAGCGGTTTGAGGCTGGAACACAGATGACCAGCCAAGTTGTCGGCCTCGGAGCTGCCGTAGAATTCCTTCAGGCCATAGGGATGGACGCTGTCGAAAAGCACGAGCACATGCTCACGAAATATGCTTTGGAGAAACTCAACGATATTGATGGGCTACGCATTATTGGCCCGACAACGCCCGAACACCGGGGCAGTTCGGTGAGCTTCTCTCTCGACGGGGTCCACCCTCACGATCTCAGCCAGGTTCTTGACGACGACGGCATCGCTGTCCGCTCTGGCCACCATTGCGCGTGGCCTATCCACCGTCGGATGGGGATCCAGGCTTCGGCGCGCGCGTCGTTCTATATTTACAACACCCTCGACGAAGTGGATAAGCTAGCAGGATCTATTTGTCGTGCACGAGACTTCTTTGGGGTGACGCGATGA
- the sufC gene encoding Fe-S cluster assembly ATPase SufC yields the protein MSTLEIRDLEAVVKPTEPGEEPKQILKGVNLTINSGETHAIMGPNGSGKSTLSYTIAGHPRYEVTGGEVLLDGENIIDMSVDERARAGLFLAMQYPVEVPGVSMANFLRTSATAVRGEAPRLRDWIKEVKDAQKELKIDTSFSERAVNEGFSGGEKKRHEILQLSLLKPKFAILDETDSGLDVDALRIVSQGINDYKEQNNGGIMLITHYKRILNYVRPDFVHVFANGRVVTTGGPELADKLEEEGYDAFVG from the coding sequence ATGAGTACCCTCGAAATTCGCGACCTCGAAGCCGTCGTCAAGCCCACCGAACCCGGGGAAGAGCCCAAGCAAATCCTCAAGGGCGTCAACCTGACCATCAACTCAGGTGAGACCCACGCGATCATGGGCCCGAACGGATCAGGCAAATCGACCCTGTCATACACGATTGCCGGCCACCCCCGTTATGAAGTTACCGGCGGGGAAGTGCTGTTAGACGGCGAAAACATCATCGACATGTCTGTAGATGAACGAGCCCGAGCCGGTTTGTTCCTCGCCATGCAGTACCCGGTTGAGGTTCCCGGCGTGTCCATGGCTAACTTCCTCCGCACCTCAGCAACCGCGGTACGTGGAGAAGCTCCACGGCTTCGTGACTGGATCAAGGAAGTTAAAGACGCCCAAAAAGAACTCAAAATCGACACCTCATTTTCCGAGCGTGCCGTTAATGAAGGGTTCTCCGGCGGCGAGAAGAAGCGTCACGAGATTCTGCAGCTATCGTTGCTCAAGCCCAAGTTCGCCATTCTCGACGAGACAGACTCCGGGCTCGACGTCGACGCCCTCCGTATCGTGTCCCAGGGAATCAACGACTACAAAGAGCAGAACAATGGCGGAATCATGCTCATTACGCACTACAAGCGCATTCTGAACTATGTGCGCCCTGACTTTGTACACGTCTTCGCCAACGGCCGCGTCGTTACGACGGGTGGCCCCGAGCTCGCTGACAAGCTCGAAGAAGAAGGCTACGACGCTTTCGTAGGCTAA